One Heyndrickxia oleronia genomic window, CCTGAATAATTCACAATAACATTAGCGCCTTCTCTTGCTAGTTCTAATGCAATTTCACGTCCAATTCCACGCGATCCACCCGTAACAAGGGCAACTTTTCCTTCAAGCTGCATCTTTTCTCCTCCTAGCTATTATTTATGCTATTTTCTATAACAATACTGTTATTGTAGGTAATACTTTAACGCATAGAACGGAACGACTGTACCTTATTAGAAAGTACCCTACAGTAGGGCTATTACATAAGCAACAAACTATACGAAAACCGATTTCATTCATATTTGAGCGCTCAGTTACTACTTAGTTCACTAATAAGTTTTTCACAGCTTTCAATATCTTGAACGGAGTATGTTTTAACATCTCGATTTATTTTTCTTATTAATCCAGATAAAACTTTTCCTGGCCCTATTTCTATAAAAGTATCAACACCATCTTCGATCATTGTAACGATTGAATCCTCCCATAAAACAGGTGAATACAATTGTTCAATTAGTTTTGCTTTAATATCTTGAGATTGATGCATTGCTCCTGCTGTAACATTAGCAATAACTGGTGTTTTAGCATCTTGTACAGTAATTTCATCAAGAACCTGGACAAATTTTTCTGCAGCTGGTTTCATTAGCTCAGAATGAAATGGTCCACTTACTTGTAAAGGAAGTACACGCTTTGCACCTGATTCTTTTGCTTTTTGCGAAGCAAGTTCAACACCTTTTACTGTCCCAGAAATAACGATTTGTCCTGGACAATTTAAATTTGCTAATTGAACAGAATGACCACTTAACGTAATTTCTTTTGTAATTTCTTGAAGTGAATCTCGATCCAAGCCAAGTACAGCAGCCATCGTTCCTTCACCATTCGGCACAGCTTCTTCCATATATTCACCACGTTTATGAACAGCATAAACGGCATCCTCAAAATCAATTGCTCCAGCTGCAACGAGTGCTGTGTACTCTCCAAGACTATGACCTGCTGTATAATCTGCACGTATTCCTGCTTCTTCAAGACAATTTAATATAGCTATACTCGTAGTAAGTAATGCTGGCTGTGCATTGGTCGTTAATGTTAATTGATCCAATGGTCCATTTAAAATAATAGTTGATAAAGAATATCCCAAACGCTTGTCTGCACGTTCAAAGATTGATTTCGCATCAGCATTATTTTCAATTACTGATTCTCCCATACCAACCGTTTGAGAACCTTGACCTGGAAAAACAAATGCAATTTTCCCCATGATAATCTCTCCTTACTTGTTTTCCTTTTTTATCGTATCTTTAATAATTTGTGTCACTTGATGACTAGCCATTTCTCGTGCTTGTCTTACTGCATTATAAAGGGCATTGGCATTTGATGAACCATGAGCCTTAATAACCGGTGAATTTATACCAAAAAGACCTGCACCACCATATTCAGTGTAATCCATCATATTTTTTAATTCTTTAAGCTCATTTTTTACTAAACCAGCAGCCAATTTACTTTTAAAATTCGTCATAAATGCTTTTTTTAAGAGTGAGAATAACGATCCTGCCGTACCTTCAATTGTTTTTAACACCATATTACCAGTAAATCCATCTGTTACGACAACATCAGCCGGACCTTGTAAAAGCTCTCTTGATTCAATATTACCTACAAAGTTTAAATCAGCTTCTTTTAACATTTCAAATGTTTTTTTCGTTAATTCATTTCCTTTTTTCTCTTCCGTTCCAATATTCAATAAGCCAACCCGTGGTTTAGCAATACCACGTACCTTCTCTGCATAGATGGACCCCATAATGGCATATTGGAGTAAATGTTCTGGTTTCGCTTCAGCATTTGCACCCAAATCTAGCATAACAAAACCTTTACCATCAATTGTTGGTAAAGTAGGGGCAAGTGCAGGACGTTCAATTCCGTCAATTCGTCCAATAACGAATAGCCCTGCAGCCATTAATGCTCCTGTGTTTCCGGCTGAAATACAGGCATCTGCCTTGCCATCAGCAACTGCCTGGGCCATCAAGACCATGGAGGCTTGTTTTTTACGTCGAACGGCTTTGACAGGCTCATCAGTTCCTTCGATTACTTCATCAGTATGGACAACCTCAACACGTGGATTTTCTTCTAAATATTGTTTAATTTCATCTTCTTTCCCGAATAGTATTATTTCAATATCGGGAAATTCTTTAATTGCTTTATTTACACCTAAAACTATTTCCTTAGGAGCGTTGTCTCCACCCATTGCATCAATAGCAATTTTCATATTTGTCACCTTTTCTATTTCAAACTCTATCTATTATCGAAACAATCACATCTATTTAAATTAATGACTATTTCGATACATTTCGAACTCACCTTTAAATACAAGTTCATTTCCAACAAAACTATTAACCTCTACAACAGTTCGGTCTTTTTCATTATGTACATCGTATACTTTTGCTTTTGCAATCACACGT contains:
- the fabD gene encoding ACP S-malonyltransferase → MGKIAFVFPGQGSQTVGMGESVIENNADAKSIFERADKRLGYSLSTIILNGPLDQLTLTTNAQPALLTTSIAILNCLEEAGIRADYTAGHSLGEYTALVAAGAIDFEDAVYAVHKRGEYMEEAVPNGEGTMAAVLGLDRDSLQEITKEITLSGHSVQLANLNCPGQIVISGTVKGVELASQKAKESGAKRVLPLQVSGPFHSELMKPAAEKFVQVLDEITVQDAKTPVIANVTAGAMHQSQDIKAKLIEQLYSPVLWEDSIVTMIEDGVDTFIEIGPGKVLSGLIRKINRDVKTYSVQDIESCEKLISELSSN
- the plsX gene encoding phosphate acyltransferase PlsX — its product is MKIAIDAMGGDNAPKEIVLGVNKAIKEFPDIEIILFGKEDEIKQYLEENPRVEVVHTDEVIEGTDEPVKAVRRKKQASMVLMAQAVADGKADACISAGNTGALMAAGLFVIGRIDGIERPALAPTLPTIDGKGFVMLDLGANAEAKPEHLLQYAIMGSIYAEKVRGIAKPRVGLLNIGTEEKKGNELTKKTFEMLKEADLNFVGNIESRELLQGPADVVVTDGFTGNMVLKTIEGTAGSLFSLLKKAFMTNFKSKLAAGLVKNELKELKNMMDYTEYGGAGLFGINSPVIKAHGSSNANALYNAVRQAREMASHQVTQIIKDTIKKENK